One window of the Salvelinus fontinalis isolate EN_2023a chromosome 2, ASM2944872v1, whole genome shotgun sequence genome contains the following:
- the esm1 gene encoding endothelial cell-specific molecule 1, with protein MYFLLFTVFSIFIVRNVDAWGTSVKYAVNCPERCNVDLCGLTQRCRRTVLDDCGCCQVCAADRGEHCYRTVSGMHGVKCGPGLFCEFYKDEDDYGDEYGICKDCMYGTYGVGCGKTCHCKAGGICDRETGACLTFKFFTKIASKLKTQHPNAGGEIGSGDDTTSLNGERSTAPKWLTPR; from the exons ATGTATTTTCTCCTTTTCACAGTTTTCTCCATATTCATAGTGCGTAATGTTGATGCTTGGGGAACAAGTGTCAAGTACGCGGTGAACTGCCCGGAGCGGTGCAATGTGGATCTGTGCGGCTTGACGCAGCGCTGCAGACGGACAGTGCTGGATGACTGCGGTTGTTGCCAGGTCTGTGCGGCAGACAGAGGGGAACACTGCTATCGCACTGTGTCTGGGATGCACGGAGTCAAGTGCGGACCGGGATTATTCTGCGAGTTCTACAAAGATGAGGACGACTATGGAGATGAATATGGCATCTGCAAAG ATTGCATGTATGGAACCTATGGGGTAGGGTGTGGTAAAACATGCCATTGCAAAGCTGGGGGTAtctgtgacagagagacaggagcctGCCTCACCTTCAAATTCTTCACCAAAATAGCCAGCAAGCTGAAGACACAGCACCCCAATGCAG GAGGTGAGATTGGTTCAGGAGATGACACCACCAGTCTGAATGGGGAAAGATCCACTGCTCCAAAGTGGTTAACACCTCGCTGA